From Triticum aestivum cultivar Chinese Spring chromosome 4A, IWGSC CS RefSeq v2.1, whole genome shotgun sequence, a single genomic window includes:
- the LOC123087733 gene encoding ubiquinone biosynthesis monooxygenase COQ6, mitochondrial, which produces MTPTPARASAAAAHALLRRTRCFAAANQIRTASRAFSSAPAGASEPQGPEKVAGDDELDVAIVGGGMVGLAVACALSNMPLTKHLRVAVIDSNPALKSMNYLKKDGIPDSRVSTVTPATISFFRDIGAWEHILQQRHAFFGKMQVWDYTGLGYTRYNARDVSKEYLGCVVENKVLCNSLLLRLQEQKEDIGKMVYPTRLVSLAFPSKSRNVGVAGLKPPSTEAEELRRSNLVKLDLSDGQTLYSKLVVGADGSKSNVRQIAGIKTTGWSYPQSAIICTVEHTAANDCAWQRFLPSGPIALLPIGDNFSNIVWTMSPEEASRHKSMSSEDFVMSVNRALDFGYGPHPNSSSLDHYVERLFSDFGGTAASTKECFEVPPRAIGLISERMAFPLSLMHSHDYVSKRLALVGDAAHTVHPLAGQGVNLGFGDAAALAKVISEGVSVGADIGDLSLLNRYETDRKAANIAMAAVLDGFQKMYSVDFGPLNVLRAAAFHGAQYISPLKKNIISYAMGDSKSPLFS; this is translated from the exons ATGACGCCGACGCCGGCGCGCGCCTCCGCGGCCGCGGCCCACGCCCTGCTGCGCAGAACGAG ATGCTTCGCCGCGGCGAATCAGATCCGGACGGCCTCGAGGGCCTTCTCCAGCGCGCCGGCGGGAGCGTCCGAGCCGCAG GGCCCAGAGAAAGTTGCCGGAGATGACGAGCTTGATGTTGCTATCGTCGGTGGAGGCATGGTGGGCCTGGCTGTTGCTTGTGCACTCT CCAATATGCCATTGACCAAACACCTGCGAGTTGCCGTCATCGATAGCAATCCTGCATTGAAGTCAATGAATTATCTCAAGAAAGATGGTATACCTGATTCAAGGGTCAGCACTGTTACTCCTGCAACCATTTCCTTCTTCAGAG ATATTGGTGCATGGGAGCATATTCTACAGCAGAGACATGCTTTCTTTGGTAAAATGCAG GTGTGGGATTACACTGGACTGGGATACACAAGGTACAACGCAAGAGATGTGTCCAAAGAATATCTTGG ATGTGTGGTGGAGAACAAGGTGCTTTGCAACTCACTTCTGTTACGCTTACAG GAGCAAAAGGAAGACATTGGAAAGATGGTCTACCCTACCCGATTGGTGTCTCTTGCTTTCCCATCAAAGAGCAGAAACGTAGGAGTAGCAGGACTGAAGCCACCATCAACTGAGGCAGAGGAACTACGCCGTAGTAATTTGGTTAAACTTGACCTAAGTGATGGACAGACTTTATATTCAAAGTTGGTG GTAGGAGCAGATGGTTCCAAATCCAATGTAAGGCAGATTGCGGGCATAAAAACAACTGGTTGGAGTTATCCTCAGAGTGCGATTATCTGTACAGTAGAGCATACTGCAGCGAATGACTGTGCATGGCAGAGGTTTCTCCCTTCTGGTCCGATTGCCCTGCTTCCAATAGGCGACAACTTCAGCAATATAGTGTGGACAATGAGCCCAGAGGAGGCATCACGGCATAAGTCAATGAGCTCTGAAGATTTTGTGATGTCAGTGAACCGTGCATTGGATTTTGGTTATGGACCGCATCCCAACTCTAGTAGTCTTGACCATTACGTGGAAAGGTTGTTTTCTGACTTTGGAGGTACTGCAGCGTCTACGAAAGAATGCTTTGAAGTACCACCAAGGGCAATTGGGCTGATCTCAGAGAGAATGGCATTTCCATTGTCACTGATGCATTCCCATGATTATGTTTCAAAAAGGCTAGCCTTAGTTGGTGATGCTGCTCATACAGTGCACCCCTTGGCCGGTCAAGGTGTCAATTTGGGTTTTGGAGATGCAGCTGCCTTAGCAAAAGTTATTTCTGAAGGAGTTTCTGTTGGTGCTGATATTGGGGAT CTATCTTTGCTGAATCGGTATGAGACTGACCGCAAGGCTGCCAATATTGCGATGGCGGCAGTTCTAGATGGCTTCCAGAAGATGTACTCTGTCGATTTCGGACCCCTCAATGTTCTAAGAGCCGCTGCATTCCATGGTGCCCAGTACATATCACCACTGAAGAAGAACATAATATCTTACGCAATGGGCGACAGCAAATCGCCTCTGTTTTCATAA